The following is a genomic window from Chanos chanos chromosome 1, fChaCha1.1, whole genome shotgun sequence.
GCAAAGCGTTTTAGAGTCACTACAACTAttatcatcttcctcctcctcttcctcctcctcctcagcctgGCTGCCACTGTCCTTATCTGTGTCCAACTCTCCGTCCTCCTCCAGAGTGAGTTCGAACTGGAACTTCTCCGCTCCCCCGGTCCGCCTGCCCTCCCCGGGATCGTCCAGTGCGGGGGAGGGACTCTGGGGGATAGTGCTTTGGTACCATTCACGGTTGTCCTCCAGTGTGTCTAGGATGTCCTGTGCGTCTGGGTGGACCAGGTCTGCCCATGTTTCCCACAGTGGGTGTACAATATAGTCAATAAAGcccacctacagagagagagagttagagacagCATGAGGGGAATTATTCAACCTTAAGAGTTAGGCTCAATGTATACAACACCATAAACGTAAgcctaccaaaaaaaaatcatactgcTCCACAAATATTATGTTAATCTATGTAGTATTGCCAAGAATTAGGCTAGTCCTCAACAATTAACTCAACAGGCTATGCCAACACCCAATCATCCAAACAACCCACTAACCAAATCATCAGTTAACCCACAAACTGACCAACCAACCATTAAACCAACCCACCACCCAATCCCTCAATCCCTTAATccctcaatcactcactcaatcaatcattcactcactcaatcaatcaatcaatcaatcaatcaatcaatcaatcaatcaatcaatcaatcaatcaatcaatcaatcggTCAATCAACTTGCCACAGTCTGAATTAGGCTTACCTGTGACTTTTCTACTGAGGCATTGTGCTTGTCACACATGGGACTGATCTCCATTCCCCGTTCTCTTTCTCGGTCTCCCTGGCTGAAGAACTCTTCCATGATGCGGTCCGTCCACTGTCGGTACAGCTGCAGAGGCTTAGTGGGATTACTGAGGTCTGCACAGTGGACCATGTTCTGCAGAACctgaatacaaacagaaaaaaaagaaaaaaaagtcctgctTTACCACAGAAACTGTGAGACTACCAAACAACATTAGGACAAAATGCGAGAGGCACCAGCAGTAGGCCTATTACTGCTCAAAACACCTCAACCACGCTTGGGAATGACAAGGAACATTTTTGTCTTAAATGTCGCTGTGACCTGAAGatcacaaacaaaaatcagcgTCTCCTAGCAATCTAAACCTAAGAACCACAGACGATAACAATATCCTAAATCATGTTTTAGTTAAACGTGAGTTCACtgaaaggaaacagaaatattctttacacagcttttcatctctttatctTTAGACCCACACAGCTTCAATTTACAGCTGTTAATGCTAATcacatttcttctgttttttacCAGAACAGACTGTTTTGGAGGGAAGATTTTGATATGGAGCTCTTTCGCAGAGGTGTGGAGGTGTTGGTGATTTACCTGTATTCTGTCTGAATAGTTGTCCAATAGTAAAACACCTGAGCTGGTCACTTTTTTGGTCTCCACCATCGTTTTCAAATCAGCTAATAAATTCATGTGTTTAGACATATCAGTAGCCAGGACCTTTCAAAgcaaaagataaagaaaaagagaaagagaacgaaaaAACATGTTACTCACTGAAAAATTATGAACGGCGAAAATCAATTCAGGTTATAATATAACAGAACCTCTGGAACACTTCCTTTGTCCATTAAATTGCAGAAAACCGTTTGACAACTTCACAGTATTGAGCATAACAATGACTCCAATAAGTGTCAAggaataatgataaaaaaacaaacaaaaattggTTTCAAGTTGAATTTTTCaattcatcatatttcaatAATAAAactgatgagtttttttttttatctgtgctgCTTGTGCAATCTTCCATGTGCTGGCCATGGAAACGATTTCTGCATTTTTCCCATCTATATCAATATTTAACTTTTTCATCCAGCAAATAtaaatttgttaaataaataataatttctAATATAAATCACAACAAAGGAAAtactgtttcagtgtttaaaaatgataaattgaaATACTGAGGccatttttcttgtttttctatTGCATGACTACAGAAAATTGAATTGATAAATGATCTACAGACTGCTGGCTTTCGTTATTCTCTGTGACTTACTATGTCAATGACCATCTTGCGCagagactgtctctgttttttggtCAGGTTCTGGAAGATGTCACAGTTCTCCTCCTGCAGCAGCTTAAAACCCACAGCCAAGTGATGGTTCTCCAAGACAGACGAGTCATTATACATAAGAGCCAACTCAGAGtctacagaaacagagaaaagaacaaaaaataagtcagaaaacaacaacagaaaaaaggaatataaagaaagagagagacagaaagagagagagagacagaaagggggggggggggttgtgtgagtgtgtgtgagtgtgtgtgtgcacgtggagagagagagagagagagagggagagagagatggatagatgaCTCATACGAGTTTGTTTACTGCAGGGATTCCCCCGGTACACTTTAGCAAAGGGCAACAGAGTGGAGGAATACCAAAGGCTTTCCAAAGAGCATACCACCGCCCCTCCCCACACCCCTCTCCCCTTCCCCCCAGCCCTTCCCACTTTCTCCCCaattacacccacacacagaggatgcACATAGAAGGCCTAATCGATCCATCAACCGCGGTCCATTAACTGAGTGTCGCACAGCAAGTGCCACGTGCACAGTGTGCCACGTGAAGGCATTTTGACAACCCCTTCTCTAAatgaccttaaccccattgactgacgtgcacacacacacacacacacacacacacacacacacacacacacagtctaaagCTGTCACACGGGAAGCCTTAGAGGCCAATAGCGCGAGTATAGATTTTATCTTAGTCTTAGCAATAGATGAAATGGTTTGCTTCAGCTTTCAGAGGTCAAAAAGAACGTCACACATGTTGTCTGAGGCACACTGTCCAAAATGAACTGTCAGTAGCAATTATTGTGCAAAGCCTGGATCGTCTGATCATTAGAAATGTGACAAACATAATGTCTTTTCTGCTTATCACAGCACAGCTTACTGATTGACCAATCAGTTCTTTGTATTGTCAATGGAATGTGCTGAACTGGAAAGAAAAATCATGGATGTTTGAGAAGCTATCCATTCTCTGCGcccacagtgtgagagagatgttttgATAGGGAACTGTTGATAGAACTCACTGGTGTTGATAAGGAACTGGTTGGAAACACCGGGGTGATCGACATCGTGAATCGCGCTGGCAAAAATGGCGGCGAGAATCTCCAGGTCGGTAAAAACAGcctggaaattaaaaaaaaaagacaccatcATGTTAGTAGCTTTCTCAACAAGAACATGGGTCACCTTTCGAAAAAAGACTTATGAAAATACACACCCATTCATTTATATAAAACAGTCTTGGCAAATCTAAGTCAACAGTGTTTTATCTGATGAATTTCATCACATCTACATCACAAAATGTCCTATGTAATTACATAATAGGCAATAAGACCCGGAACACAAAATCATATTAGCAAGACTGTCCTCCTCTAACAAATGTCATCTGTACCGAGTCTGGATGGCGGATACAGTTTCTTCCCTTACAGTGAGTATATTAGCAGCACCATTATCCTGTGTTTACCCAGTAAGGGATAGCCCAGAGGACTGGATTCTCCTGAGTCGTTTTCGAACTCTGTGTACTACAAAGTCTTTTAAATTACATCTGGGCTGAACAAAATGCAACCTCAGAACCGGGGCTGCTGTAACAAAAGCTGccacactgacattactgaaTATTCATTCAGCAGGCATTCATCTTAGGCAGTGCCACAAACTGGGCTAAGCTTTCCGTACGGGCACGTAGAGAGAAACTACCAAACGCCGAAAtgggaatgttctagaacatgAGTGTACCTCTAAAGCAGGGGTAGACAGCAGCACGTGCGTGGACTGAGTGACATCGGCAGCGTGGATGTTGTTGTGATAGGCGACATCTGCGTGGTAATGATCCTCTAAGGTCATCAGATAGGTTATAAAGGTGTCTAATGGGATCTTGAATGTTTTCAACAAATCTCTCTCCTGTTTAACCAAACCAGATATgtaacacacaaagacatgatgaTGTAATCAGGGGTTTaaagagtgaaaaataacaGATTTAGCGCTATTTAACTTActttttaaagatgaaaaatatgtttgtacCTGGAATATCGTGTACATCATAACGGTTAAAGGCCGGTTCCCAGAGAACTCTGTGACTTTGAAAACATTAAGGCCCCATTTGTTTACATCTTCAAGttcctgtaaacaaaacaaaattgaaaaaaaaaagaaatagtgaataaaaaaaaaaaaaaaaaaaaatatatatatatatatatatatatatatatatatatatatatataaaaattattttatatgtacaaaacatgaaaaaatgaattttcagaTCCACAACGTGCTCTTagaattacatttttacagtgaTTATTTATTGTggcactgttacacaacacacacacgcacgcacacacatgcgcacacacacacacacacacacacacatacacacacacacacatttgctcaTACATGTAAATACAAACCTTAGCCAGCGCGTCCTCCGTCTCGGTCTTGACGCCAAAGCGGGGGATGTTGGAGTTTGTGAGgctggagctgtgtgtgagctTCTTAACGCCGCTGATTTGGGACATGggcctcttcttcttctccttgtcCTTCTGCGTCTGAGGTGTGGGCATCTCCACCTCATGTTGCTTGTCTGCGGACGTGCAGAAAGAGCACCAGCATAGCTGTCAGCCTCAGCGTGCCATACCACAGCCTTAGCTAGGGAACTAGGACACACTGTGCTCCTTGGTGTTACATATTACTATGTGTagcaaacaagaaaaatatattcatactga
Proteins encoded in this region:
- the pde4d gene encoding cAMP-specific 3',5'-cyclic phosphodiesterase 4D yields the protein MAQQGTVGHQDTLAVPPMPKHAGLNEDLVKILRENLLQQERPRHHRRSPSSISPRLSPRNSPRLLRRMLLNNNIHKQRRFTVAHTCFDVDNAASSGRSPLDPMASPGSGLILQANFVHSQRRESFLYRSDSDYDLSPKSMSRNSSIASDIHGDDMIVTPFAQVLASLRTVRNNFAALTNVPQERPSNKRSPMCNPPPITKTTYTEEAYQKLATETLEELDWCLDQLETLQTRHSVSEMASNKFKRMLNRELTHLSEMSRSGNQVSEYISSTFLDKQHEVEMPTPQTQKDKEKKKRPMSQISGVKKLTHSSSLTNSNIPRFGVKTETEDALAKELEDVNKWGLNVFKVTEFSGNRPLTVMMYTIFQERDLLKTFKIPLDTFITYLMTLEDHYHADVAYHNNIHAADVTQSTHVLLSTPALEAVFTDLEILAAIFASAIHDVDHPGVSNQFLINTNSELALMYNDSSVLENHHLAVGFKLLQEENCDIFQNLTKKQRQSLRKMVIDIVLATDMSKHMNLLADLKTMVETKKVTSSGVLLLDNYSDRIQVLQNMVHCADLSNPTKPLQLYRQWTDRIMEEFFSQGDRERERGMEISPMCDKHNASVEKSQVGFIDYIVHPLWETWADLVHPDAQDILDTLEDNREWYQSTIPQSPSPALDDPGEGRRTGGAEKFQFELTLEEDGELDTDKDSGSQAEEEEEEEEEDDNSCSDSKTLCTQDSECTEIPLDEQVGDGEENEEDDEDREGERESSEPCVLVEAEEEDEAEEEEAANT